In Gimesia benthica, a single window of DNA contains:
- a CDS encoding tetratricopeptide repeat protein, giving the protein MLNLSFRLLTGGLLLMCCLSACIPVPMPKPELYRPLTDFTPQDGVYDFESQQARFNVAIDDNPRDADARFARALLYMGVGRYASAEEDLTIAIQVAEKQSDYDPERLATIYVHRGLIRWSDEKVALAIDDYSRAIELAPKNWEGYFHRWLAYHFEGEEEKAEQDRQRGMKLEPDVFDREYVLRYDGIVL; this is encoded by the coding sequence ATGCTGAATCTGTCTTTCCGCCTGCTGACGGGTGGGCTATTGCTGATGTGTTGTCTTTCAGCGTGCATCCCCGTTCCGATGCCCAAGCCTGAGCTCTATCGGCCGTTGACGGACTTTACGCCCCAGGATGGCGTTTACGATTTTGAGTCGCAGCAGGCCCGCTTCAATGTGGCGATTGATGATAACCCCCGCGACGCGGATGCCCGCTTTGCGCGTGCGCTGCTCTATATGGGTGTTGGTCGATACGCGTCTGCAGAAGAAGACCTGACGATTGCGATTCAGGTGGCGGAAAAGCAGTCCGATTACGATCCAGAGCGTCTGGCGACCATTTATGTGCATCGAGGGCTGATCCGCTGGAGCGATGAAAAGGTCGCACTGGCCATCGACGATTACTCGCGGGCGATCGAACTCGCGCCGAAGAACTGGGAAGGCTATTTCCACCGCTGGCTGGCGTATCACTTTGAAGGTGAGGAAGAGAAGGCGGAGCAGGATCGTCAGCGTGGTATGAAGCTGGAGCCGGATGTGTTCGACAGGGAATACGTGCTGCGGTATGACGGCATTGTGTTGTAG
- a CDS encoding amidohydrolase produces MHVKNNWWTGSIVGLLLASSGLMLSAAEKEQPTLSKAQQTAVQDVQQRSEDLKAVNQSIWNYAEVGLQETKSSQLLIEKLEAEGFKVKSGVADMPTAFVASYGSGKPIIGILAEYDALPGLSQKTVPYRESQTEGGAGHACGHSGLGTAALGAALAVKEAVDKHGLKGTVRLYGTPAEETGLGKVYMLLDGQFEDLDICLHWHPGNNTNVHLGSSKALVSVKFTFTGLPSHASVSPESGVSALDAVELMNTGVNYMREHVKEDARMHYVIIDGGGQPNVVPAKATVWYYVRANAHEDLERYYRWVVDIAKGAALMTRTKLSIQVDTDNHELIPNTPLSELIHEKLTVIGPPEFSEEEKAFARRIQQPLIEEFGQTFPVAIDSRVHTLLESKTSSKGSTDVGDISWHIPTGGLRTTCFAAGNPGHSWQNVACIGSSIGEKGIMYAAEALAATTVALLENPVLVKEAKADFDQRMKDRKYITLIPKGQKPPVKIR; encoded by the coding sequence ATGCATGTAAAAAATAACTGGTGGACTGGTTCGATCGTGGGTTTACTGCTGGCGAGCAGCGGTCTGATGCTGAGTGCGGCTGAGAAAGAGCAGCCCACATTGAGTAAGGCCCAGCAGACGGCGGTGCAGGATGTGCAGCAGCGGTCGGAAGATCTGAAAGCGGTGAACCAGTCGATCTGGAATTATGCGGAAGTCGGCCTGCAGGAAACGAAGTCATCGCAGCTGCTGATTGAAAAGCTGGAAGCGGAAGGCTTCAAGGTTAAAAGCGGAGTGGCGGATATGCCGACCGCGTTTGTCGCCAGTTATGGGAGCGGAAAGCCGATCATCGGGATCCTGGCAGAGTATGATGCGTTGCCGGGGCTGTCTCAGAAAACGGTTCCTTATCGTGAGAGTCAGACTGAAGGGGGAGCCGGTCATGCCTGCGGACACAGTGGGCTGGGAACCGCGGCACTGGGGGCGGCGCTGGCCGTTAAGGAAGCAGTTGACAAACATGGCTTGAAGGGGACGGTGCGACTTTACGGAACGCCAGCCGAGGAGACCGGACTGGGGAAGGTTTATATGCTGCTGGATGGGCAGTTCGAGGATCTGGATATCTGTCTGCACTGGCATCCCGGAAATAATACCAACGTGCATCTGGGAAGTTCGAAGGCGCTCGTCTCAGTCAAGTTCACGTTTACCGGTTTGCCTTCGCATGCATCGGTGAGTCCGGAGAGTGGTGTGAGTGCCCTGGATGCGGTGGAACTGATGAATACGGGCGTGAATTATATGCGGGAGCATGTTAAAGAAGACGCCCGGATGCATTACGTGATCATTGACGGCGGGGGACAGCCCAACGTAGTGCCTGCGAAAGCGACCGTCTGGTATTACGTGCGTGCGAACGCGCATGAAGACCTGGAAAGGTATTATCGCTGGGTCGTCGATATCGCCAAAGGGGCGGCACTGATGACGCGCACCAAGCTCTCGATTCAGGTGGATACCGACAATCATGAGCTGATTCCCAATACGCCGTTGTCGGAGTTGATTCATGAGAAGCTGACGGTGATTGGACCTCCCGAGTTTTCGGAAGAGGAGAAAGCGTTTGCCCGTCGGATTCAACAGCCGCTGATTGAAGAGTTCGGCCAGACATTCCCCGTAGCGATCGACAGCAGGGTGCATACGCTGCTGGAATCGAAAACATCTTCCAAGGGCTCAACGGATGTGGGGGACATCAGCTGGCACATTCCCACGGGAGGTCTGCGGACGACCTGTTTTGCAGCGGGAAATCCGGGGCACAGCTGGCAGAACGTAGCCTGCATCGGTTCTTCCATCGGCGAGAAAGGGATCATGTATGCAGCGGAAGCTCTGGCGGCAACGACGGTGGCGCTGTTGGAAAATCCGGTACTGGTTAAAGAAGCCAAAGCGGACTTTGATCAGCGAATGAAGGATCGGAAATACATTACGTTGATTCCCAAGGGACAGAAACCGCCTGTGAAAATCAGATAA
- a CDS encoding PAC2 family protein, which translates to MNLIDGVQALKSPWMIAVWPGMGNVGLTAGYYLMAKLGMELLSEYSPPELFDIDYVEVERGVIHTGARPRSRFFLWKDPEEQHDLVVLIGEAQPQFGKYSYCKKMISYAQDLGIKRVFTFAAMATGMHPEHESRVFAAVTDQEDLKEMRVNNLEILQEGNISGLNGILLGAAADKGLSGTCLLGEMPHIFSQLPFPKASLAVLKAFRLISGIEIETSELVEQAQTMEKKLGELLSQVEKSMGEKAEQSESFEESLQPEVPEQPKLTPGEEQRIEQLFEEAKQNRSKAYVLKQELDRLEVFADYEDRFLDLFKNRG; encoded by the coding sequence ATGAATTTGATTGACGGCGTTCAGGCTTTGAAATCGCCCTGGATGATAGCAGTCTGGCCCGGGATGGGTAACGTGGGGCTGACCGCGGGATACTACCTGATGGCCAAGCTGGGGATGGAGCTGCTTTCCGAGTATTCTCCGCCCGAGCTGTTTGACATCGATTATGTCGAAGTCGAACGGGGAGTGATTCATACAGGAGCACGACCGCGGAGTCGCTTTTTTCTGTGGAAAGATCCCGAGGAACAGCACGACCTGGTCGTGCTGATCGGAGAAGCCCAGCCTCAGTTCGGCAAATATTCTTACTGCAAGAAGATGATTTCTTATGCGCAGGATCTGGGGATCAAGCGGGTCTTCACGTTTGCGGCGATGGCCACCGGGATGCATCCGGAACATGAGTCGCGCGTGTTTGCAGCCGTGACGGATCAGGAAGATCTCAAGGAGATGCGGGTGAATAACCTCGAGATTCTGCAGGAAGGAAATATCAGCGGACTGAACGGGATTCTGCTGGGGGCCGCGGCCGATAAGGGCTTGAGCGGGACATGTCTGCTGGGAGAGATGCCGCATATTTTTTCGCAGTTACCGTTCCCGAAAGCGTCGCTGGCCGTATTGAAAGCGTTTCGGTTAATCTCGGGAATTGAGATTGAAACCAGTGAGCTGGTCGAGCAGGCCCAGACGATGGAGAAGAAACTGGGTGAACTACTCTCTCAAGTCGAAAAGTCGATGGGGGAGAAGGCGGAGCAGTCGGAATCGTTCGAGGAGTCGTTGCAACCGGAAGTGCCCGAACAGCCGAAGCTGACGCCGGGAGAGGAGCAGCGGATCGAGCAGCTGTTTGAAGAAGCGAAGCAGAACCGTTCCAAAGCGTATGTGCTCAAACAGGAACTGGATCGCCTGGAGGTCTTCGCTGATTATGAAGACCGTTTTCTGGATCTATTTAAAAATCGTGGCTGA
- a CDS encoding methionine adenosyltransferase yields the protein MEHFHLESLGPLTTAEKAVEFVERKGIGHPDTICDGIAEAISISLSQSYLQWAGRILHHNIDKGLLVAGHTEPELGGGVVHTPMRLVIGDRATSEWEGHRISVEEIALESAREWIKAHLPLVNTETHVVFQNELRVGSAELTDIFSRARLLSNDTSAAVGFAPLTETEQLVLESERFLNTEEFKLKYPETGQDVKVMGVRRDKHLQLTLAVAIVDRYIEEVQYYFDRKKELADELTAFLEPQLKTLDGVDLAINTLDNPERGMDGMYLTVLGTSAEGADGGQVGRGNRVNGLITLNRPMSAEAAAGKNPFSHVGKIYNVLCHQLAQQIYDELEPVKEVIVRMCSQIGREISDPWMVSTEVVLSKGVELKEVEEPIQKIIDRQLRNMEDFVRRLASGEFPVY from the coding sequence ATGGAACATTTTCACCTGGAATCGCTGGGACCACTTACGACCGCAGAGAAAGCGGTGGAATTCGTGGAGCGAAAAGGGATCGGTCATCCGGACACGATCTGTGATGGCATTGCGGAAGCGATATCGATCTCGCTGTCACAGAGTTATCTGCAGTGGGCGGGGCGGATCCTGCATCACAATATCGATAAAGGGTTGCTGGTGGCGGGACACACGGAGCCCGAACTGGGGGGCGGAGTCGTCCATACGCCGATGCGACTGGTGATTGGAGATCGGGCAACCTCTGAGTGGGAAGGGCATCGAATTTCCGTGGAAGAGATTGCGTTGGAAAGTGCCCGGGAGTGGATCAAAGCACATCTGCCGCTGGTCAATACCGAGACGCATGTGGTGTTTCAGAATGAGCTGCGCGTCGGTTCCGCAGAGCTCACAGACATCTTCTCGCGGGCCCGGCTGTTATCGAATGACACTTCAGCGGCAGTCGGGTTTGCGCCGCTCACTGAGACTGAGCAACTGGTGCTGGAATCGGAGCGGTTCCTCAATACCGAGGAATTCAAACTGAAGTATCCGGAGACGGGACAGGACGTGAAGGTGATGGGGGTGCGCAGAGACAAACATCTGCAGCTGACGCTGGCGGTGGCGATCGTCGACCGGTACATCGAAGAAGTGCAGTATTACTTCGATCGGAAAAAGGAACTGGCGGACGAGTTAACGGCATTTCTGGAACCACAGCTCAAAACGCTGGACGGCGTGGATCTGGCGATCAACACCCTGGATAATCCGGAGCGGGGCATGGACGGCATGTATCTGACCGTGCTGGGAACTTCAGCCGAGGGGGCTGACGGTGGCCAGGTGGGACGAGGTAATCGAGTGAACGGTTTGATTACGCTGAATCGTCCGATGAGTGCAGAAGCAGCGGCCGGGAAGAATCCTTTCAGCCATGTAGGGAAGATTTATAATGTGTTGTGTCATCAACTGGCGCAGCAGATTTATGACGAACTGGAACCGGTCAAGGAAGTGATCGTGCGGATGTGCAGCCAGATTGGTCGAGAAATCAGTGATCCATGGATGGTGAGCACGGAAGTGGTACTGAGCAAGGGAGTCGAACTCAAGGAGGTGGAAGAGCCGATTCAGAAGATTATCGATCGGCAACTGAGAAACATGGAAGACTTTGTCAGACGACTGGCGAGCGGAGAATTCCCGGTTTACTGA
- a CDS encoding protein-L-isoaspartate(D-aspartate) O-methyltransferase, with protein sequence MTNSDEHSETDIYSHARERMLREHLRERGITDARVLHAMRSVPREEFVTPDNKRYAYNDCALPIDCQQTISQPYTVAFMCQAAQLTGSEKVLEIGCGSGYGAAVLSLLAREVHTIERIPELAEQARVKLDRLGYNNVHVYTDDGTLGVPQAAPFDAIIVTAGAKELPQPYVDQLNEGGRIIIPIGGEYTGQTMCRFTLRQGLLDEENLGGFAFVPLIGEFGWDR encoded by the coding sequence ATGACTAACTCTGATGAGCATTCCGAGACCGACATCTATTCGCATGCACGCGAGCGCATGCTGCGGGAGCATCTGCGGGAACGGGGAATTACCGATGCCCGCGTGCTCCACGCCATGCGCAGCGTTCCCCGGGAAGAGTTCGTCACGCCCGACAACAAACGCTACGCCTACAATGACTGTGCCCTCCCCATCGACTGTCAGCAGACCATCTCGCAACCCTATACCGTCGCGTTCATGTGTCAGGCCGCTCAATTGACCGGCAGTGAAAAAGTCCTCGAAATCGGTTGCGGATCAGGTTACGGCGCCGCAGTCCTGTCGCTCCTCGCTCGCGAGGTCCACACCATTGAACGCATCCCTGAATTGGCCGAACAGGCCCGCGTAAAACTGGACCGTCTCGGTTATAACAATGTCCACGTCTATACCGACGACGGGACTCTCGGCGTCCCGCAAGCCGCCCCCTTTGACGCCATCATCGTCACCGCAGGCGCCAAAGAACTCCCTCAACCCTACGTCGATCAACTGAACGAAGGCGGTCGCATCATCATTCCCATTGGAGGCGAATACACCGGGCAGACCATGTGCCGCTTTACGCTCCGCCAGGGTCTTCTCGACGAAGAAAACCTCGGCGGCTTCGCCTTCGTTCCCCTCATCGGTGAATTCGGCTGGGACCGTTGA
- a CDS encoding CBS domain-containing protein produces the protein MTAGRICTREVDLVDQNESVQVAAERMNSRNVGTLIVLDEESHPIGMLTDRDLALRVVGKGRDAIETTVWDIMTRFPYNISEDTSIEAALTKMRSGGFRRLPVVDQEGKLIGVLTLDDILELLCEEFTEIGKLIQKESPASLAQL, from the coding sequence ATGACTGCAGGTCGAATTTGCACTAGAGAAGTCGATTTGGTTGATCAAAACGAATCCGTTCAAGTCGCCGCCGAACGCATGAATTCCCGTAACGTCGGCACACTTATCGTCCTCGATGAAGAATCCCACCCCATCGGCATGCTCACCGATCGGGACCTGGCGCTCCGCGTGGTCGGCAAGGGACGCGACGCCATCGAAACGACCGTCTGGGATATCATGACGCGATTCCCCTATAACATCAGTGAGGACACTTCCATCGAAGCCGCCCTCACGAAAATGCGATCCGGCGGTTTCCGACGACTGCCGGTCGTCGATCAGGAGGGTAAGCTGATTGGCGTCCTGACGCTCGACGATATCCTCGAACTGCTCTGTGAAGAATTCACCGAGATCGGGAAGCTCATCCAGAAAGAGAGCCCGGCCAGCCTGGCCCAACTCTGA
- a CDS encoding Hsp20/alpha crystallin family protein, whose product MATTMTKEKNQPMQAAQPEVKTRLLSQRPGAFSSFLGRAPFWSLRDEMDQLLSRFSDDWNSGWLTQGFEASLDLSETDDKIEVHLDVPGIRPEEIDVEVSGNQLRITGERKEDREEKGKTYHRVERHSGSFSRTVTLPCEVKEAAIEACCDNGVLTISLPKAETVKAHKVTVKPKAK is encoded by the coding sequence ATGGCGACAACCATGACAAAAGAGAAAAACCAGCCGATGCAAGCTGCTCAGCCTGAGGTCAAAACGCGGCTACTGTCACAACGTCCGGGTGCTTTCAGTTCGTTTCTGGGGCGTGCCCCCTTCTGGTCGTTGCGGGATGAGATGGATCAGCTGCTGTCCCGTTTTTCTGATGACTGGAACAGTGGCTGGCTGACTCAGGGGTTTGAAGCTTCACTTGACCTGTCCGAGACGGATGACAAAATCGAAGTTCATCTGGATGTTCCCGGAATCAGGCCTGAAGAGATTGATGTTGAAGTCAGTGGCAATCAGTTGCGGATTACCGGGGAGCGGAAAGAAGACCGGGAAGAAAAGGGCAAGACCTATCATCGGGTGGAACGCCATTCGGGTAGTTTTTCACGGACGGTGACGTTGCCTTGTGAAGTGAAGGAAGCTGCGATTGAGGCCTGTTGTGACAACGGCGTGTTGACGATTTCACTTCCGAAAGCAGAGACCGTCAAAGCACACAAGGTGACTGTGAAGCCGAAAGCCAAATAA
- a CDS encoding response regulator transcription factor produces MIVDDHPIVREGYVHLIQRRDHLQVCAQAGSKFEALQQIRESAPHLVIVDISLSDGSGLELIKDVKSQFPQVKLLAVSMHDESLFAERCIRAGARGFVNKQQAPEQLINAIERVLSGKIYLSQDVTERMISRSIGALEDENLSPIEKLSDRELEVFEQIGQGETTRQIASKLNLSAKTIETYRENIKHKLNLSNATELTRHAIQWVLENRQ; encoded by the coding sequence ATGATTGTTGACGATCATCCCATCGTCCGGGAAGGCTATGTCCATCTCATCCAGAGGCGAGATCATCTGCAGGTCTGCGCCCAGGCAGGCAGCAAATTCGAAGCCCTCCAGCAGATCCGAGAGTCCGCGCCTCATCTGGTCATCGTGGACATCTCCCTCTCCGATGGCTCCGGGCTGGAATTAATCAAAGACGTCAAGTCCCAGTTCCCACAAGTCAAACTGCTCGCCGTCTCCATGCATGATGAAAGTCTCTTCGCGGAACGCTGTATTCGTGCGGGCGCCCGGGGGTTTGTCAATAAACAACAGGCTCCCGAGCAGTTAATCAACGCCATCGAACGTGTTCTCTCCGGAAAAATCTATCTCAGCCAGGACGTCACCGAACGTATGATTTCCCGTTCCATCGGCGCCCTGGAAGATGAAAACCTGTCCCCCATCGAAAAACTCTCTGACCGGGAACTGGAGGTCTTTGAGCAGATCGGCCAGGGAGAAACCACCCGCCAGATCGCTTCCAAGTTGAATCTCAGTGCGAAAACTATCGAAACCTACCGCGAGAACATCAAGCATAAACTGAATCTGTCCAACGCCACGGAACTCACCCGACATGCGATTCAGTGGGTTCTGGAAAATCGCCAGTAA
- a CDS encoding baeRF3 domain-containing protein — protein sequence MKTLAHDELKSLTEWEQGPCISIYLPRHQALSDYREDPIHLRNMLDQAETALQERGMGTGEIKTLLEPARKIQNDGNFWGRGPAQGICILLAPGMFQQYDLFYQCPQSLTVEDSFYVNPLFYKVYENDHFDLLAVCPKSVRLIRHQNGELKQLDLPENIPENIEAISSKTQFEESLQHHTTSHVGPGSDNASMLHGHGLTKELNETLLTDYFQILAKQLEKHLDNNGPTMILIASEKQQSMFRKHYHAKNLLEQGISTSPDHLNEQELYEAALPVIEQITSKPLRKAREQYQKHLGTSRITHQLEAILQAADEGRIETLFAPLGSELWGQPPGDGELVKTHDQPVNGDIALLNRAIRNTYKHGGTPYVVAESDMPEDKPVAAYLRW from the coding sequence ATGAAGACTCTCGCGCATGACGAACTGAAGTCGCTGACGGAATGGGAACAAGGCCCCTGCATTTCAATCTATTTGCCTCGACATCAGGCCTTATCCGACTACCGTGAAGATCCTATTCATCTACGAAACATGCTCGATCAGGCAGAGACAGCCTTACAGGAACGGGGGATGGGCACGGGCGAAATCAAAACGCTGCTAGAACCGGCTCGGAAAATCCAGAATGATGGCAATTTCTGGGGACGCGGCCCCGCCCAGGGAATCTGCATCCTGCTGGCCCCCGGCATGTTTCAGCAATACGACCTGTTTTATCAGTGTCCGCAGAGTCTGACCGTTGAAGACAGCTTCTACGTGAATCCTCTCTTCTACAAGGTCTACGAAAATGATCATTTTGACCTCCTGGCGGTCTGTCCCAAATCAGTCCGGTTGATTCGTCACCAGAATGGGGAGCTCAAGCAGTTGGATCTACCGGAAAATATCCCCGAAAATATTGAAGCCATTTCCTCGAAAACCCAGTTCGAGGAATCTCTGCAGCATCATACGACTTCTCATGTTGGTCCGGGGAGCGATAATGCCTCCATGCTGCACGGCCATGGTTTAACGAAAGAACTCAATGAAACCCTCTTGACGGATTATTTCCAGATTCTGGCCAAGCAGCTGGAAAAACATTTGGACAACAACGGGCCTACGATGATTCTGATTGCCTCCGAAAAACAACAGAGCATGTTCCGCAAACATTATCATGCGAAAAACCTGCTCGAACAGGGGATTTCTACCTCGCCCGATCATCTGAACGAGCAGGAATTGTACGAGGCGGCTTTACCGGTCATCGAACAGATCACCAGTAAACCGCTGCGTAAGGCCCGCGAACAGTATCAGAAACATCTGGGAACATCCCGGATTACTCACCAGCTGGAAGCGATCCTCCAGGCGGCTGACGAAGGCCGGATCGAAACCCTGTTCGCTCCGCTCGGCTCTGAACTATGGGGGCAGCCCCCCGGCGACGGCGAACTGGTTAAAACCCACGATCAACCCGTAAATGGCGACATCGCCCTACTTAACAGGGCTATCCGCAACACCTACAAACATGGTGGTACCCCTTACGTAGTTGCAGAATCTGATATGCCCGAAGACAAACCGGTCGCCGCATATTTACGCTGGTAG
- a CDS encoding Crp/Fnr family transcriptional regulator, with product MKLRFTAGLSEEDQDKLAAIARQRKFRAGETLFTEGSDHKDLYVICSGRVEICMTIPARGCLPVLTLEAGDLVGWSTILQQGEMTATVAAIDETEVIAINAEALRALCDADHDIGYQIMQRIARALSQRLVACRLQVLDMYGEQPGQTFQSEKGAVE from the coding sequence ATGAAACTGCGGTTCACTGCAGGACTGTCAGAAGAAGATCAAGATAAACTGGCTGCGATAGCACGACAACGGAAATTCAGGGCTGGGGAGACTCTGTTTACAGAAGGCAGCGATCACAAAGATCTGTATGTGATCTGCAGTGGTCGAGTCGAGATCTGTATGACGATTCCCGCCCGTGGCTGTCTACCGGTGCTAACCCTGGAAGCAGGTGACCTCGTCGGCTGGTCGACAATACTGCAGCAGGGAGAAATGACAGCCACTGTTGCTGCGATCGACGAAACCGAAGTCATCGCCATCAATGCCGAAGCGTTACGGGCGCTGTGTGATGCAGATCATGATATCGGGTATCAGATCATGCAGCGGATTGCACGGGCCCTGTCACAGCGGCTGGTTGCCTGCCGTCTGCAGGTGCTGGATATGTATGGCGAACAGCCCGGTCAGACATTCCAGAGCGAGAAGGGGGCCGTGGAATGA
- a CDS encoding 4Fe-4S dicluster domain-containing protein — MEAPQADDRRSCFLALDQFARLFDVLHSRGYEIIGPTIDQEAIVYDRLDSIDDLPRGWTDIQEPGKYRLEERDDQALFGFNVGPQSWKKNLFPPFSMLSKATKSDQVWNFSEPEEPTPQYAFLGVRACELAAIGIQDKVFVGGPYVDPQYQRRRAAALVIAVNCTQAASTCFCTSMNTGPRCQQGFDLALTELSDGFLVEVGSEQGEEILQELETVEVSADQESQATAARQQAVDQIEREFDTTDIRDLLLSNLEHPQWDDVAERCLSCTNCTMVCPTCFCSSVEEVSDLAGEQVERQRVWDSCFNVEFSYMNGGLVRNGVRSRYRQWLTHKLASWIDQFGTSGCVGCGRCITWCPVGIDLTAEVAAIRESSS; from the coding sequence ATGGAAGCCCCACAAGCCGACGACCGGCGATCCTGTTTTCTCGCGCTCGATCAGTTTGCCAGACTGTTTGATGTGTTGCACTCGCGAGGTTACGAAATTATTGGCCCCACGATAGATCAGGAAGCCATCGTCTATGATCGTCTCGATTCGATCGACGATCTGCCCCGCGGCTGGACCGACATTCAGGAGCCGGGAAAGTATCGACTCGAAGAGCGCGATGATCAGGCACTGTTCGGATTTAATGTCGGACCCCAGTCCTGGAAAAAAAATCTGTTTCCCCCGTTCAGTATGCTTTCTAAAGCGACAAAATCGGATCAGGTATGGAATTTCAGCGAGCCTGAAGAACCCACTCCCCAATACGCATTTCTGGGCGTGCGTGCCTGTGAACTGGCTGCCATCGGAATTCAGGACAAAGTCTTTGTGGGAGGCCCCTATGTAGATCCCCAGTATCAGCGTCGTCGTGCAGCTGCATTAGTGATCGCGGTGAACTGCACGCAGGCAGCTTCGACCTGTTTTTGTACTTCGATGAATACGGGCCCGCGTTGTCAGCAGGGATTCGACCTGGCGTTGACCGAATTATCGGACGGCTTCCTGGTAGAGGTCGGCTCCGAACAGGGCGAGGAGATTCTGCAGGAACTGGAGACGGTCGAAGTCTCCGCTGATCAGGAGTCACAGGCCACTGCTGCCCGGCAACAGGCCGTCGATCAGATCGAACGCGAATTCGATACGACTGATATCAGGGATCTGCTGCTCTCGAATCTGGAGCATCCCCAGTGGGACGACGTGGCGGAACGCTGTCTTTCCTGCACGAACTGTACGATGGTATGTCCCACCTGTTTCTGCAGTTCGGTAGAAGAGGTCAGCGATCTGGCGGGCGAACAGGTCGAACGCCAGCGGGTGTGGGATTCCTGTTTCAATGTCGAATTCAGTTATATGAATGGGGGGCTGGTACGGAACGGGGTTCGCAGCCGTTATCGACAATGGCTGACGCATAAGCTGGCGAGCTGGATAGATCAGTTCGGAACTTCCGGCTGTGTCGGCTGTGGTCGTTGCATTACCTGGTGTCCGGTGGGTATTGATTTAACCGCCGAAGTGGCCGCAATCCGGGAGTCTTCATCATGA
- a CDS encoding FAD/NAD(P)-binding protein codes for MNESASAAASHFSPQANAWVPQTAVIREIRPEVSGVTTYQLALIDSVAAETYHFAPGQFNMLYVPGAGESAISMSGDPDATETLTHTIRKAGNVTGRIAAMQVGDTLGLRGPFGTSWPVDLCKGKDVILVAGGIGLPPLRPVIYRMLSERENYGQLTLLYGARTPEMRLYINEYQRWQAQDFDVRQTVDRSASGWQGNVGVVPQLLERLQSFDPANSIMMICGPDIMMRFTARAALQLGMTTEQIWVSTERNMQCAVGLCGHCQLGPEFICKDGPVYRYDQISPWLKVEGL; via the coding sequence ATGAATGAATCTGCATCCGCTGCTGCCAGCCACTTCAGTCCCCAGGCGAATGCATGGGTGCCACAGACCGCGGTGATTCGCGAGATCAGACCCGAAGTGAGTGGTGTGACCACTTACCAGCTGGCACTCATCGATTCCGTAGCTGCCGAGACGTATCACTTCGCTCCGGGGCAGTTCAATATGCTATATGTTCCGGGGGCAGGGGAATCTGCTATTTCCATGAGTGGCGATCCGGATGCCACAGAGACATTAACACACACGATCCGTAAAGCAGGAAACGTGACGGGGCGGATTGCAGCCATGCAGGTCGGCGACACTCTGGGGCTGCGAGGACCCTTTGGCACCAGCTGGCCCGTGGATCTGTGCAAGGGAAAAGATGTGATTCTGGTGGCGGGGGGCATTGGATTGCCACCACTAAGGCCGGTGATCTATCGCATGTTGTCTGAGCGGGAAAATTATGGACAACTGACTTTGCTCTACGGCGCCCGCACGCCGGAGATGCGACTCTACATAAACGAGTATCAGCGCTGGCAGGCACAGGACTTCGATGTCCGCCAGACAGTGGACCGGTCAGCATCGGGCTGGCAGGGAAATGTTGGCGTCGTTCCCCAGTTGCTGGAACGGCTACAGTCTTTCGATCCAGCCAATTCGATCATGATGATCTGTGGCCCCGACATCATGATGCGTTTCACTGCACGGGCGGCGCTACAGCTGGGGATGACGACCGAACAGATCTGGGTCTCGACCGAACGGAACATGCAGTGCGCGGTGGGGCTTTGTGGTCACTGTCAACTGGGACCGGAATTCATCTGTAAGGATGGGCCGGTCTACCGCTACGATCAGATCTCTCCCTGGTTGAAAGTGGAGGGCCTTTAA